A stretch of the Filimonas lacunae genome encodes the following:
- a CDS encoding macro domain-containing protein: MEKNILYVKGDATAPVADGNKLIVHICNDMGRWGKGFVLAISKKWKSPEKEFKAWYKSGNGYELGAVQFVQVEADIWIANVIGQHSIYKDEEGMPPIRYNAIATGLEQVGAFAVEINASVHMPRIGCGLAGGTWDKIEPLIESGICNKTVPVTVYDYEC; encoded by the coding sequence ATGGAGAAGAACATTTTATACGTAAAAGGTGATGCTACTGCGCCAGTAGCTGATGGAAACAAACTGATAGTGCATATCTGCAATGATATGGGTAGATGGGGTAAAGGGTTTGTTTTAGCCATTTCTAAAAAGTGGAAATCTCCTGAAAAAGAATTTAAAGCCTGGTATAAAAGCGGCAACGGTTATGAGTTGGGGGCCGTGCAATTTGTGCAGGTGGAAGCGGATATATGGATAGCCAATGTTATAGGCCAGCATAGCATTTATAAAGATGAAGAGGGGATGCCACCTATTCGTTATAATGCTATTGCAACAGGACTTGAGCAGGTGGGTGCATTTGCTGTGGAAATAAATGCATCAGTACACATGCCAAGAATCGGGTGCGGGTTGGCTGGTGGCACATGGGATAAAATAGAGCCGTTGATTGAATCAGGTATCTGTAATAAGACTGTACCTGTTACGGTGTATGATTATGAATGTTAG
- a CDS encoding DUF4291 domain-containing protein: MKLNTELYVTAKERWPDSGQQVIGYQEGENIVVYQAYNSSIANYAVAHQQLGGNSFSYNRMSWIKPNFLWMMYRCGWAEKENQERVLALWLSKKHLELILEQAVFSTFGNGRYESHEAWKQALATKEVRLQWDPDHDPYGQKLNRRAIQLGLKGDILESFGKEMVSKIEDITDFVKAQKQYVNNRRLDMLQVPVEQVFEIQNQELCKRIGIVGAV; encoded by the coding sequence ATGAAATTGAATACAGAGCTGTACGTAACAGCTAAAGAAAGATGGCCAGATAGTGGCCAGCAGGTGATAGGATACCAGGAAGGGGAAAATATTGTGGTGTACCAGGCGTATAATTCCAGTATTGCCAACTATGCGGTAGCGCATCAACAATTAGGAGGGAATAGTTTTAGTTATAACAGGATGTCGTGGATTAAACCTAATTTTTTGTGGATGATGTACCGTTGCGGATGGGCCGAAAAAGAAAACCAGGAAAGGGTGCTGGCTTTATGGTTAAGTAAGAAGCACCTGGAACTAATTTTAGAGCAGGCAGTGTTTTCCACCTTTGGCAATGGCCGGTATGAAAGCCATGAAGCGTGGAAGCAGGCGTTAGCCACAAAAGAGGTGCGATTACAATGGGACCCTGATCATGACCCCTACGGGCAAAAGTTGAACAGGCGTGCTATTCAATTAGGACTAAAAGGGGATATACTGGAATCATTTGGTAAAGAGATGGTTTCAAAAATTGAAGACATTACAGATTTTGTAAAAGCCCAGAAACAATATGTAAACAACCGCCGGCTGGATATGCTACAAGTGCCGGTAGAGCAGGTTTTTGAAATACAAAACCAGGAGTTGTGTAAACGTATTGGGATAGTGGGCGCAGTGTAA
- a CDS encoding RNA 2'-phosphotransferase — translation MNEKNVKASSKFLSLVLRHRPEIIGLELDSNGWADVQELIAKCQSEGRSLSREELDEIVALNDKKRFAYNESGTHIRASQGHSIEVELNLAASEPPEYLYHGTVGAFVPAIQQQGLLKMQRQHVHLSKDKETAIKVGGRRGVPVVLVVRSGHMHKDGFTFCLSDNGVWLTDHVPAKYIQHGV, via the coding sequence ATGAACGAGAAGAATGTAAAAGCCAGCAGCAAATTTCTAAGCCTGGTTTTAAGACACAGACCTGAAATAATCGGGTTGGAGTTGGATAGTAATGGGTGGGCTGATGTGCAGGAGTTGATTGCTAAATGCCAATCAGAAGGCCGTAGTTTAAGCAGGGAAGAGCTGGATGAAATAGTGGCTTTGAATGATAAAAAAAGGTTTGCATATAATGAGAGTGGCACGCATATAAGGGCTAGTCAGGGGCATTCTATTGAGGTAGAATTAAACCTTGCAGCCAGCGAGCCCCCGGAATATTTATATCATGGAACTGTAGGGGCATTTGTTCCGGCTATTCAGCAACAAGGACTGCTGAAAATGCAACGCCAGCACGTGCATTTAAGCAAAGACAAAGAAACGGCTATTAAAGTAGGTGGCAGGCGGGGAGTGCCTGTTGTGCTGGTAGTAAGAAGCGGGCATATGCACAAAGATGGGTTTACATTTTGCCTTTCAGATAATGGGGTATGGCTAACCGATCATGTGCCTGCAAAGTATATTCAACATGGTGTATAG
- a CDS encoding ADP-ribosylation/crystallin J1, with protein MKTVQLYRPVGIREYELILESDSTCFPPRLSWQPIFYPVLNQPYAEQIACEWNTLDEFSGYCGIVTQFALSESHYNTYVVQEVGGSIHNELWVPAEELTLFNEHIVGKIEVVKVFLGEKFIMPDSELLTPTLLKFR; from the coding sequence ATGAAAACGGTACAATTATACAGGCCTGTAGGTATTAGGGAATATGAATTAATTCTTGAGTCAGACTCTACATGTTTTCCGCCAAGGTTAAGCTGGCAGCCTATTTTTTATCCTGTATTAAACCAGCCCTATGCTGAACAGATAGCTTGCGAGTGGAACACACTGGATGAGTTTTCGGGCTATTGTGGCATAGTTACACAGTTTGCTTTAAGTGAATCACATTATAATACATATGTAGTACAGGAAGTAGGCGGCAGCATACATAACGAATTATGGGTGCCTGCTGAGGAACTGACTTTGTTTAATGAACATATTGTAGGAAAGATAGAAGTAGTAAAAGTGTTTTTGGGAGAGAAGTTTATAATGCCGGATAGTGAATTATTAACCCCTACACTCTTAAAATTCAGATAG
- a CDS encoding NADAR family protein produces the protein MKYGNDWLKEKYNKEEALKYLFFWGHAPSKDGSVTKSCFSQWWNAPFEVEGVTYKTAEHWMMAEKARVFGDTEMREKAIQAATPHQAKKVGRMVRDFNPVTWNEEKFGIVVAGNMYKYSQHPALKTFLLNTEDRILVEASPMDKIWGIGLAAGKEGIENPYTWKGENLLGYALMEVRDRLK, from the coding sequence ATGAAATACGGTAATGATTGGTTGAAAGAGAAATATAATAAGGAAGAAGCATTGAAGTATTTATTCTTTTGGGGGCATGCGCCTTCTAAAGATGGCAGCGTTACTAAAAGTTGTTTTAGCCAGTGGTGGAATGCGCCGTTTGAAGTAGAGGGCGTTACTTATAAAACGGCTGAACATTGGATGATGGCTGAAAAGGCAAGAGTGTTTGGCGATACAGAAATGCGTGAAAAGGCTATACAGGCTGCCACACCGCACCAGGCAAAGAAAGTAGGCCGGATGGTGCGGGATTTTAACCCGGTTACCTGGAATGAAGAGAAGTTTGGTATTGTAGTAGCAGGTAATATGTATAAGTATTCGCAACATCCGGCGTTGAAAACGTTTTTATTGAATACAGAGGATAGGATATTAGTAGAAGCCAGCCCGATGGACAAGATATGGGGCATTGGTTTGGCTGCGGGTAAAGAAGGCATTGAAAACCCTTATACCTGGAAAGGAGAAAACCTGTTAGGATATGCATTAATGGAGGTTAGGGACAGGTTAAAATAG
- a CDS encoding ADP-ribosylglycohydrolase family protein, translating to MTTRSWGRDILLGVATGDALGVPVEFLSRNVIARSPVTDMRGYGTHNQPAGTWSDDSSLTFCLAEMLCNGYDLQELANRFVNWKEYAYWTPHGFVFDIGIATAEAITMLGKGGDPLLAGGIDEGSNGNGSLMRILPLLLYVKDKPMAERFACVQQVSSLTHAHIRSVLACFVYIEFARQLMQGMNKSAALLAVREEVMEFVVASNIGNPHEMQWLNSYWLCIGWPEKDISASGYVVKTLQAALWCLFNTNNYKDAVLKAVNLGDDTDTVGAILGGLAGLLYGWESIPERWIAVLARKEEVLQLADRLQNICSTQV from the coding sequence ATGACAACAAGGAGTTGGGGCAGGGATATATTATTGGGAGTTGCTACCGGCGATGCTTTGGGTGTGCCGGTAGAATTTCTGTCGCGCAATGTAATAGCCAGAAGCCCGGTTACAGATATGCGTGGTTACGGTACGCATAACCAGCCTGCAGGTACTTGGTCTGACGATAGTTCTCTTACTTTTTGTCTGGCGGAAATGCTTTGTAATGGATATGATTTACAGGAGCTGGCTAACCGTTTTGTAAACTGGAAGGAGTATGCTTACTGGACGCCGCACGGATTTGTGTTTGATATAGGTATAGCTACTGCCGAAGCTATTACTATGCTGGGTAAAGGCGGCGATCCTTTATTGGCAGGTGGTATAGATGAAGGCAGCAATGGCAATGGCTCTTTGATGCGGATATTGCCCTTGTTGTTATATGTAAAAGACAAACCAATGGCGGAGCGATTTGCCTGTGTGCAACAGGTATCGTCACTTACGCATGCGCACATACGGTCTGTGCTGGCTTGTTTTGTGTATATAGAGTTTGCCCGTCAACTCATGCAAGGGATGAATAAAAGTGCTGCTTTACTGGCTGTGAGAGAAGAGGTGATGGAGTTTGTGGTTGCGTCAAATATTGGTAATCCGCACGAAATGCAGTGGTTGAATAGTTACTGGCTTTGTATCGGGTGGCCTGAAAAAGATATCAGTGCTTCGGGATATGTGGTGAAAACCTTACAGGCGGCTTTGTGGTGTTTGTTTAACACCAATAACTACAAAGACGCTGTATTAAAAGCAGTGAATCTGGGAGACGACACGGACACTGTAGGGGCTATTCTAGGGGGATTGGCTGGCTTGTTGTATGGATGGGAAAGCATTCCCGAACGCTGGATTGCAGTGCTGGCGAGGAAAGAAGAGGTTTTGCAGCTGGCAGACAGGCTGCAAAATATTTGTAGTACGCAAGTCTGA